A portion of the Nitrospira defluvii genome contains these proteins:
- a CDS encoding GlcG/HbpS family heme-binding protein produces MMVRAIQVSRRKLGRAGLVAAMLVLAGGGTMVAQAADELPKESVLPSSLAGKAAQAAVDFCKKDGYRVSASVVDRAGVLRAMLRADGAGPHTVDSSRKKAYTAASLRRATTELAEMIAKQPALQALREMNESILMVGGGLPIEIAGEVVGAIGVGGAPGTHLDDACAEAGLDAIGAASKMPTAK; encoded by the coding sequence ATGATGGTGAGGGCGATACAGGTGTCCAGGAGGAAGTTGGGCCGTGCAGGGCTGGTGGCCGCCATGTTGGTACTGGCCGGCGGAGGAACGATGGTGGCACAGGCAGCGGATGAGTTGCCGAAAGAGTCAGTCTTACCGTCGTCGTTGGCTGGAAAAGCCGCGCAGGCAGCGGTGGATTTTTGTAAAAAGGACGGCTACCGGGTCAGCGCGTCCGTGGTGGATCGGGCCGGCGTCTTGCGCGCCATGTTGCGGGCCGACGGCGCTGGTCCGCACACGGTCGACAGCAGCAGGAAGAAGGCCTACACCGCGGCAAGTCTGCGTCGTGCGACCACGGAGTTAGCGGAGATGATTGCCAAGCAACCAGCGTTGCAGGCCTTGCGAGAGATGAACGAGAGTATTTTGATGGTTGGCGGGGGGCTGCCCATCGAAATTGCCGGCGAGGTGGTGGGGGCGATCGGGGTCGGTGGTGCTCCGGGCACTCATCTGGATGATGCCTGTGCCGAAGCCGGTCTCGATGCCATCGGAGCCGCCTCGAAGATGCCTACTGCAAAATGA